One Xiphophorus hellerii strain 12219 chromosome 24, Xiphophorus_hellerii-4.1, whole genome shotgun sequence DNA window includes the following coding sequences:
- the slitrk1 gene encoding SLIT and NTRK-like protein 1, whose amino-acid sequence MLLWIILLNAALCVASGNVTREVCKEKICSCSEVEGDLHVDCEKRHFNTLRHLTGPSSHFYHLLLHGNSLSRLFPNEFANFYNAVSLHLENNGLHDIVPGAFLGLQLVKRLHISNNKMRSFKKSTFLGLDDLEYLQADFNLLRDIDPAVFRDLNKLEVLILNDNLISALPINVFQHVPITHLDLRGNRIKTLPYEGILEQIPGIAEVLLEDNPWDCNCELLSLKEWLENIPRNALIGRVVCEAPTRLQGNDLNETSEAELCPSQSGGGDSSLAAPPTQEETSRPTPYKPSRNGSGGPPTPGANGSKSHSKSRENWQLKTRPTPVMAGADVNGDGGGEQLRNVTCPQPCSCKLVGSRQGLGVNCEGKKIESLAGLKPKPLAAHELNMRDNNIHAVKRNQLLGYSSLNLLDLGGNNIKVVDNGTFQNQSELRWLYMDKNYLDTLMAEMFVGLVNLEYLSLEYNDIQLIVAGAFSPMPNLRVLFLNNNLLKALPVDAFLGISLSKISLHNNYFPYLPVTGVLDQLNSIIQIDLHGNPWDCSCNIVPFKQWTERLGADVIVSDLKCESPEEFWKRDFRYVRNDLMCPKVGDGDAPAPVSKNGSYTQDSGGTRSNSYLEPNRMSISVLVPGLLLVFVTSAFTVVGMLVFILRNRKRSKRRDGNSSASEINSLQTVCDSSYWHSGQYHADGGTHRGFDCSTHLSSVDDA is encoded by the coding sequence atgctgcTCTGGATCATCCTGCTGAATGCGGCTCTCTGCGTTGCCAGCGGAAATGTCACCAGGGAGGTTTGCAAGGAGAAGATCTGCTCCTGCAGCGAGGTGGAGGGTGACCTGCACGTCGACTGCGAGAAACGGCACTTCAACACGCTGCGGCACCTGACCGGCCCCAGCTCTCACTTCTACCACCTGCTGCTGCACGGCAACTCTCTGTCCAGGCTCTTCCCCAATGAGTTCGCCAACTTCTACAATGCCGTGAGCCTGCACCTGGAGAACAACGGCCTGCATGACATCGTGCCCGGCGCCTTCCTGGGGCTGCAGTTGGTCAAGAGGCTCCACATCAGCAACAACAAGATGCGGTCTTTCAAGAAAAGCACCTTCCTGGGCTTGGACGACTTGGAATACCTCCAGGCGGACTTTAATTTGCTGAGGGACATTGACCCGGCTGTTTTCAGGGACCTAAACAAACTGGAGGTGTTGATACTAAATGACAACCTCATCAGTGCTCTACCTATAAACGTGTTCCAGCACGTGCCCATCACACATCTTGATCTGAGGGGGAATCGGATCAAGACGTTGCCTTATGAGGGGATTCTGGAGCAAATACCCGGTATCGCAGAAGTGCTGCTAGAGGACAACCCGTGGGACTGTAACTGTGAGCTACTGTCCCTGAAGGAGTGGCTGGAGAACATACCACGCAACGCCCTCATTGGGAGGGTGGTCTGTGAGGCCCCAACCAGGTTGCAGGGCAATGACCTGAACGAGACCTCAGAGGCAGAGCTGTGTCCATCACAGAGTGGGGGTGGAGATAGCAGCCTGGCAGCTCCTCCCACTCAGGAGGAAACCTCTCGCCCCACGCCTTATAAGCCCAGCAGGAATGGTAGTGGAGGGCCCCCAACGCCTGGAGCAAATGGCTCTAAGAGCCACTCCAAGTCCCGTGAGAACTGGCAGCTAAAAACAAGGCCCACTCCAGTGATGGCTGGGGCAGATGTGAACGGGGACGGCGGCGGAGAGCAGCTGCGCAACGTGACGTGCCCACAGCCATGCAGCTGCAAGCTGGTGGGCTCCAGACAGGGGCTGGGAGTCAACTGCGAGGGCAAAAAGATCGAGAGCCTGGCCGGCCTCAAGCCGAAGCCCCTTGCCGCCCACGAGCTGAACATGAGAGACAACAACATCCATGCTGTGAAGAGGAACCAGCTGCTTGGCTATTCCAGCCTCAACCTGCTGGATCTTGGCGGGAACAACATCAAGGTTGTTGACAATGGCacgttccagaaccagagcgaGCTCCGGTGGCTGTACATGGATAAGAACTACCTGGATACGCTGATGGCAGAGATGTTTGTGGGCCTCGTGAATCTGGAATATCTCAGTTTGGAATACAACGACATCCAGCTGATAGTGGCGGGTGCATTCAGTCCCATGCCAAACCTGAGGGTTCTGTTCCTGAACAACAACCTGCTGAAGGCTCTCCCTGTGGATGCTTTCCTTGGGATTTCTTTGTCAAAAATCAGCCTCCATAATAATTATTTCCCCTACCTCCCCGTGACTGGTGTGTTGGACCAGCTCAACTCCATCATCCAGATCGACCTGCATGGGAACCCGTGGGATTGCTCGTGCAACATTGTGCCCTTCAAGCAGTGGACCGAGAGGCTCGGGGCCGACGTGATTGTGAGCGATCTCAAGTGCGAGTCGCCAGAGGAGTTCTGGAAACGGGACTTCCGCTATGTGCGAAATGACCTAATGTGCCCCAAGGTGGGTGACGGAGACGCACCCGCTCCAGTGTCCAAGAATGGAAGCTACACCCAGGACTCTGGTGGCACGCGCTCAAACTCGTACTTGGAGCCCAACCGGATGTCCATTTCGGTGCTTGTGCCCGGGCTGCTGCTCGTGTTCGTCACATCCGCCTTCACGGTGGTGGGGATGCTCGTGTTCATCCTGCGGAACCGGAAGCGGTCAAAGCGGCGGGACGGCAACTCATCCGCGTCGGAGATCAACTCCTTACAGACGGTGTGCGACTCGTCCTACTGGCACAGTGGGCAGTATCACGCGGATGGAGGCACCCACCGGGGTTTCGACTGCAGCACGCACCTCTCATCTGTGGATGATGCATAA